One stretch of Longimicrobiaceae bacterium DNA includes these proteins:
- a CDS encoding glycoside hydrolase family 5 protein has protein sequence MNRLAFGLVPLLALLASCAPTSPDEGSAGNGAPLSRLRVEGNRFVDESGATVVLRGVSFSDPDRLERAGHWNREYFQAARSWNANVVRFPVHPKAWRQRGEAEYLALLDQGVQWAGELGMYVIIDWHSIGSLAAERFTRDIYETTGEETFHFWETIARRYASNPVVAFYELFNEPTTNGGEFGAESWPEHRALMEQMIMVVREHDREAIPLVAGFDWGYDLTPVAADPVALRGVAYVTHPYPQKRQPPWEPQWEADWGFVATDYPVVATEFGFMDPNGLGAHIPVIGDETYGEAIIDFFEARGISWTAWVFDPNWSPQLIEDWSFTPTRQGRFFRAKLMELNKTR, from the coding sequence ATGAACCGGCTCGCCTTCGGCCTTGTCCCGCTGCTCGCCCTGCTCGCCTCCTGCGCTCCCACCTCTCCCGACGAGGGCTCGGCCGGAAACGGCGCACCGCTCTCCCGGTTGCGCGTGGAAGGGAACCGATTCGTGGACGAGTCCGGCGCGACCGTGGTGCTGCGGGGCGTCTCCTTCTCCGATCCCGACCGGCTCGAGCGGGCGGGACACTGGAACCGGGAGTATTTCCAGGCGGCGCGTAGCTGGAACGCGAACGTGGTCCGCTTTCCCGTTCACCCGAAGGCGTGGAGACAGCGGGGTGAAGCGGAGTACCTGGCGCTTCTGGACCAGGGCGTCCAGTGGGCCGGGGAGCTGGGGATGTATGTGATCATCGACTGGCACTCCATCGGCAGCCTCGCGGCCGAGCGCTTCACCCGCGACATCTACGAGACCACGGGCGAGGAGACCTTCCACTTCTGGGAGACCATTGCCCGCCGTTACGCGAGCAATCCGGTGGTAGCCTTCTACGAGCTGTTCAATGAGCCGACCACCAATGGCGGCGAGTTCGGCGCCGAATCGTGGCCGGAGCACAGGGCGCTGATGGAGCAGATGATCATGGTCGTGCGCGAGCACGACCGGGAGGCCATTCCGCTGGTCGCGGGGTTCGACTGGGGCTACGACCTCACCCCCGTGGCCGCTGATCCTGTCGCCCTGCGTGGAGTCGCCTACGTCACCCATCCCTATCCTCAGAAGCGGCAGCCCCCATGGGAGCCCCAGTGGGAAGCCGATTGGGGCTTCGTCGCCACGGACTACCCGGTGGTCGCGACCGAGTTCGGTTTCATGGACCCGAACGGTCTCGGTGCCCACATCCCCGTGATCGGCGACGAGACCTACGGGGAGGCGATCATCGACTTCTTCGAGGCGCGCGGGATCTCGTGGACGGCGTGGGTCTTCGACCCGAACTGGTCGCCCCAGCTCATCGAGGACTGGAGCTTCACACCCACTCGCCAGGGAAGATTCTTCCGCGCAAAGCTGATGGAGCTCAACAAGACGCGCTGA